CTCCGGTAAAAGCTGCCCGGAAAATCAACCCGGGGGATGTTCTCATATACCAGCCGCGCCGCCTGGGGAATCGTTTTCCCCCTGGCTACTACGTTCAGCACCCGCCCGCCGTTACTCACCAGTGAACCGTTGTGGTCCCTGGTCGTGCCGGCATGATACAGGATGATGTCTTCATCTAATCGCTCTAAGCCGGAAATAGGCCGGTCCTTTTCATACTTGCCCGGGTAGCCATCCGACGCCACTACCACGCACACCGCGGCCCCAACCTTGGTCTGGACGCTGCCAGGGAGATTCTCGCTGAGGGCCCGCTCCATTAACTCATAGAAGGGCGTATTCAGCAGAGGCAGCACCACCTGGCTCTCCGGGTCGCCCATGCGTACGTTGAACTCGATGACGAAGGGCTTTCCATCCACGATCATCAGACCGGCGTACAGGCAGCCAACATAGGGGCAGCCCCGGGCCTTCATTCCATTCACAGCAGGTCGTAGGATGGTCGACGCTATTTCTTCCACTAACTCCGGCGAGGCTAACGGTGAGGGCGCGATGGAGGCCATACCGCCGGTGTTAGGTCCCCGATCCCCATCGTAGGCCCGCTTGTAGTCCTGGGCGGTCCCGATGATAACGAAGTTGTCACCGTCACAGAGGGCGAATACCGACATTTCCGGCCCCACCAGGCGCTCCTCCACTGACAGGGCCAGCCCAGCTTCACCAAAAACCTGGTGATCGAAGTATTTTTCTAAGGCTGCCGAGAGGTCCTCCCTGGTTCGGCATATTATCACCCCCTTGCCGGCCGCCAGGCCATCGGCCTTGAGCACTATCGGCAGGCCCATGTCCTGTACCGCTGCCAGAACCTCCGCCCGGGAGTGGCAGGGACGATAGGCCGGATGCGGGATGCCGTTTGCCTGCATGAAATCCCGGGCGAAAAGCTTGCTGCTCTCCAATCGGGCGGCTACCCGCGAGGGACCGAAGATTCTAAGACCCTGTTCATGGAAGCGGTCTACGATACCCGCTGCCAGGGGCGCTTCCGGGCCCACTAATGTCAGTTCAATATCTTCCTGCATGACGAATGCCGCCACCGCACTTTGGTCAGCGATGTCCAGCGCCACATTCCGCGCCAGTTCAGCCGTGCTGGCATTCCCGGGGGCACAATAGAGCTCGTGTTTTTGTTCCTGAGCCAGGGACCAGATCAGAGCGTGCTCCCGTCCCCCACTCCCTAATACCAGTAGCTTAGCCATTCAGAGATGTGGTGTCTTTTCCAGATTATGTTCTTCTTCCAACCGCAGAATCTCGTCCCGCAGCCGGGCGGCTTCCTCGAACTGCAGGTTCTCCGCCGCCCGCTTCATCTCCCGGCGTAACAGGTCCAACGTGAAAGCCAGGTCCTGCTCATCGAGGTTGGATAGATCGTATCCGCCAGCCGGTGGACCCGGTGCCATGCCGGCCACTTTGGTCTGGGCATCGGCCACAGCCGTGGTCAACATCACCTCTGCTACCGACTTATAGATGGAAGTGGGCGTGATATGATGCTCTCGGTTGAAGGTTTCCT
This Candidatus Neomarinimicrobiota bacterium DNA region includes the following protein-coding sequences:
- the purD gene encoding phosphoribosylamine--glycine ligase, producing MAKLLVLGSGGREHALIWSLAQEQKHELYCAPGNASTAELARNVALDIADQSAVAAFVMQEDIELTLVGPEAPLAAGIVDRFHEQGLRIFGPSRVAARLESSKLFARDFMQANGIPHPAYRPCHSRAEVLAAVQDMGLPIVLKADGLAAGKGVIICRTREDLSAALEKYFDHQVFGEAGLALSVEERLVGPEMSVFALCDGDNFVIIGTAQDYKRAYDGDRGPNTGGMASIAPSPLASPELVEEIASTILRPAVNGMKARGCPYVGCLYAGLMIVDGKPFVIEFNVRMGDPESQVVLPLLNTPFYELMERALSENLPGSVQTKVGAAVCVVVASDGYPGKYEKDRPISGLERLDEDIILYHAGTTRDHNGSLVSNGGRVLNVVARGKTIPQAARLVYENIPRVDFPGSFYR